Proteins encoded within one genomic window of Longimicrobium sp.:
- a CDS encoding PIG-L deacetylase family protein: MKGPLLVVAPHPDDEVLGAGGTIARLSAAGEDVYVVIVTKGFPPHWDEAFIARGRAEAAEAHRVLGVRETFFLDFPAAALDTVAHRDLNARMGEVFARVRPHTVLIPFVGDIHADHQLVFLSALVASRPSTAAPPRMVLAYETLSETNWNAPYLSPAFAPNVYVDVSDQLDTKVRAMECFESQIKPFPHERSAEALRALATMRGCTVGVRAAEAFVLVRQVW; encoded by the coding sequence GTGAAGGGGCCGCTGCTGGTGGTGGCGCCGCACCCCGACGACGAGGTACTCGGCGCCGGCGGGACCATCGCCCGGCTCTCGGCCGCGGGCGAGGACGTGTACGTCGTCATCGTCACCAAGGGCTTTCCCCCGCACTGGGACGAGGCGTTCATCGCCCGGGGGCGCGCCGAGGCGGCGGAGGCCCACCGGGTACTGGGCGTGCGCGAAACGTTCTTCCTGGACTTTCCCGCCGCGGCGCTCGACACGGTGGCGCACCGCGACCTGAACGCCCGCATGGGCGAGGTGTTCGCGCGGGTGCGGCCGCACACCGTGCTCATCCCCTTCGTGGGCGACATCCACGCCGACCACCAGCTGGTGTTCCTTTCGGCGCTGGTGGCGTCGCGCCCCTCCACGGCCGCGCCCCCGCGGATGGTGCTGGCGTACGAGACGCTCTCCGAGACCAACTGGAACGCGCCGTACCTGTCGCCGGCCTTCGCGCCGAACGTGTACGTGGACGTGTCGGACCAGCTGGACACCAAGGTGCGCGCCATGGAGTGCTTCGAGTCGCAGATCAAGCCCTTTCCGCACGAGCGCTCGGCCGAGGCGCTGCGGGCGCTGGCCACCATGCGCGGGTGCACCGTGGGCGTGCGCGCGGCCGAGGCGTTCGTGCTGGTGCGCCAGGTCTGGTGA